The Meiothermus sp. genome segment AAAAAATCTCCTGGACGGTCGTTTTGAGCGGGGCGAGGCGGGGGTTGGCTTATGGGAATGGAAGTATCCTTTCCCCGTACCGGGCGAAGCCATTGTGGTGCTGGATATTGAAACCACGGGCCTTTCTCCTGATAACCATGAGATCATCGAACTGGCCATGGTTCGTCTGGAAAATGGTCACCGCACCGTATTTGAGCGGCTGGTTAATCCAGGTACGCCGATTCCGCCCTTTATTTCTCGGCTCACCGGAATTCGCAACCAAGATGTACTTTATGCAGCCGATATCCACACGGTGCTGGAGGAAGCGCTACCCCTGCTGGACAAGGCGACCCTGATTATTCAAAACGCTGGTTTTGACCTGGGGTTCTTGCAGCCTCGCTTCAGGCGACTGGGATACCGACTGGATAATCCGGTGGTGGACACGATACACTGGGCGCGCAAGGCTCTGCCGGGGCTGAGTAAGCGCGGCCTGGACGCCCTCGCTTGGGCTTTTGATTTGGGCCCCATTGCAGATCGTCACCGTGCTTTGGGAGACGTGGAAACCACGCTACAAGCTGCGCACGAAATGTACTACATGCTAACCGCTGGCAAGCCCACCTTGGCCCGACATCTTGCGGCAAGGCCCTACTAGGAAACCTATGACTGCGCGTTACGTCCTCACCAGTACCTGCCTTAGTAGCGGAACCATGAACCTTACCCAGTCGCTGCGGGTCTTCCTGCAGGGTAAAGACCGCGTAACCCTTCGTGACGAGGAGGGGGAAATCTATGATTGCAGCGTGAACTGGCGACAAAACCGTCTGGAGGGCCTGGCGCCCTACTATGCCAAGCGTCGACTGGGCGTTAACGACAAAATTGCGCTGCACCTCGAGGGCGACGAAGTTGGCTTGGAAGCCCTCACGCCTGCAGCCAAGCCAGCCAGGGCGCGATTTTCTGAGCCTGAACGTAAACCCCAGCCGGAAGCTGCGCCTGAGAAGCCCGAGAAGCGGGTCAAGGTCACGCCCTATCCCAAAGAAGTGATCTTTCCACACAAGCCCGTAGCCAGCGAAGTGCCTGCGTTCTCGGCAGACCTCGAGGCCCTGGGCTTTTCCCGCGAATCGGCCAGTGCGCCCTGGGTGTTCAGGGCTGCGATGGGCCGTCGAACCTTCCACCTGGCCCTGGCCAAGTTTGGGGAGATGGAAGCTAAGGAATTGTTGTCCTACCGTCAGCAAGGCCGGGTGCAGTATGCCGCCATTGTGGCCGGTGAGTCTTCCAAACCCGAAGCCCTGGCCGAGACTGCTACCGTGCGCCCCTCGGGGCTGGTACAGGTAGGCTTGGGCTATGTCTCCCCAGAAGCTTTGCAGCGCCTCGTCAAGCTGAAAAGCGCCTTTCCGCTTGGCCCCCTGGACATCGAGCGGCTGCTGCGGGAGGGCCGCATCGACCTGGAAGCTATCCAGGGCCTCGAGCAAGAAATTACGGGGGTTTTGCGCGATCGCAGCCACTTTTCGGCGGTTCTGACCCTGCTGGCCGACCAGCCCCCACAACAGGTTTTTTTGCTGGCCGACCTGATGCCTATGGCACGGGAGATGAACCTCGAGGCCGACCACCTGCAGAATGTGCTGGAGAGTCTCAGCAACCCCCCCTTCTTGCTCCTGAGGCGGCTTTCGCCGGGTGAGTTTTTGATGCGCCAGACGGTCGAGCAAGCTTTGGCCGACTGGGTAGAGTATGCCCAGGTCATGGCTCAGCGGCTGCGGGTGGTTCTGCAAGAGCGATAATCCCGTCTTTGGGTGACGGCCAGATGCACCACCCCTCGATCAACACAGACGGGTGGTTTACTTGAAGAGTGCCTTGACTCGAGCTTCGAGGGCTTCGGCGGCTTTCTGGCTGATGGTGAGCCGCAGCTTGAGAACTAGCTTCAGGCTCCATTCCTCCAGTTCGGACAGGCTCTGTTTCCCCTCTACCTCCGCTTGGTACTTTTTCGCCTTCTCGCCCAGCTCGGCCTCCAGAGCGGCCATAAGTTGGGCTTTGGTGGTGGCTAAGGGGTCGGTTGCCTTGGGCTCAGCGGTTGGTGCATTGGGAGTGCCCACGACGACTTCGATGAGGTTTTGCTCGAGTAAGTGAATAAGTATGCTCTGCAAAAAGTCGAGCGGAAGATTGGCCCGTTGAGCTAGCACCACGTCGCTGATTTCTTCACGGCAAAGCGAGTACACCAGCCGCTGCTCCCGGCTTAATAGAACGTCCAGTGCTTTTGCCGTTTGCTTGTAAACCCGCATTAGCCCTCGAGTGCGGCCAACACCGCCTGCACCAGCCGCAAAACCATAAAAACGAAAATCGCTCCAAGTAGCAGAATCAGCGACAGGATGACCAGAACGGTGTCGGGCGGGTAACTCCAGGTTAGAACCCCCACCGCCAGGTAACCCAGCGTAAAAAGCGCGATGAAAATATTGAGCTGTGAAAGGCGCTCACCGATGATGCCGCCCGGGGCCTTGTCTTTCAGCCCAAAACCCACATAGCTGTTGTACAGCATAAGAATCACCCCAATTGCCAAAAGAACCTGAATCATTGAGCCACCCCTTTCGTTGTTCTCTGTTTGGTTCCTGAGTTTGTTGTCATTATAGGGGAAAGTAGCCTGGCGCGATTTTTATCGGTCACAAAAGGAGTTTTGATTGTTCCAATTAGCGAACCCACAGGCTCGAGCCTGTGGGTTAGGCTTCCTTGGGGTAGGCTACATGTTCTCAACCAGAGCCTGGCCAAACTCACTGCACTTGAGCAGGGTGGCGCTGCGCCCTTCGGCTACCATCAGCCGGTGGAAGTCGTAGGTAACCCGCCCCTGGGCAATGGCCCTGGTCATGGCGTGGATAATCAGGTCGGCGGCTTCGGTCCAGCCCATATACCGCAGCATCATCTCGCCCGAGAGAATCACCGAGCTGGGGTTGACCTGGTCTTTGCCCGCATACTTGGGGGCGGTGCCGTGGGTAGCCTCGAAGACCGCATGCCCGGTGTAGTAGTTCACGTTGGAACCGGGGGCAATCCCAATACCCCCTACCTGGGCGGCCAGGGCATCGGAGATGTAGTCGCCGTTCAGGTTCAGGGTGGCGATGACGCTATACTCGGCCGGGCGCAGCAGAATTTGCTGTAGGAAGTTGTCGGCGATCATGTCCTTCACAACGATCTGCTTGCCGGTTTTGGGGTTGGTAAAAGTTTGCCAGGGGCCCCCGTCGAGGTCTACCGCACCATACTTGCTTTTGGCCAGGGCGTAGCCCCAGTCGCGGAAGGCCCCTTCGGTGAACTTCATAATGTTGCCCTTGTGTACCAGCGTGACCGAGGGCAGGTCGTTGTCAATGGCGTAGTTGAGCGCGGCTTCAACCAGGCGGTGGGTTCCTTCCTCCGAGACCGGCTTGATACCAATACCGGCGGTTTCGGGAAAGCGAATTTTGCTGTAGGGCTTGGGGAACTCGGCTTTGAACCACTCGAGAAACTTCTGCACCTCGGGGCTATCCTTGGGAAACTCGATGCCGGCGTAGATGTCCTCGGTGTTCTCGCGGAAAATCACCATGTTGACCAGCTCAGGGTGGCGCACCGGGCTGGGCACCCCCTCGAACCACTGCACCGGGCGCACGCAGGCATATAGGTCGAGTTCCTGGCGCAAGGCTACGTTGATGGAGCGAATCCCACCCCCCACCGGCGTGGTGAGCGGCCCTTTGATGGCTACCAGGTACTCCCGGATGAACTCGAGGGTTTCTTCCGGCAGCCAGATGACCTCGCCGTAAACCTGGTTCGCCTTTTCGCCGGCATAGATTTCGGCCCAGGCAATCTTGCGCTTGCCGCCATAGGCTTTGGCAACCGCCGCATCCAACACGGGCTGCGCGGCTCGCCAGATGTCGGGCCCGGTGCCGTCGCCTTCAATGAAGCCCACAATGGGGTGGTCGGGTACGTGTAGCTTGCCTTCGTGAATGGAAATCTTCTCGCCAGCCGGAACCTTGATTTTCTGGTACGCCATAGCTCTAAGAGCATAACAGAAGCGGAATGCCTGGAGCTTGCCGCCAGGGATGCACAATGGCTAAATGCGCATAGCCGAAGGCGAAAACTGAGCACCCCGCTACAGGGCCCGTTCGTGCTCACCTTGTTCCAGCAACTGGTAAAAGCCCCTGGCATTGTGAAGGTAATGGGCCAGTATGCCAGGAACCAGGCTTCCGGTGAGCAAATAGGCTGTGCCGAACATCAGGCCGCCACAAAAAATAAACAGCGTATAAGCCCAGGCTTTGCGGTCTGGGACCGGATGGAACAGCGTAAACACCAGGGCTTGCAGGAGCACCCCCAGCCAACCCCCCAGCAAGGCGTTTTGCAGTGCTCCACGAAAAAAAACCTCCTCGGCCAGACCCGAGGCCAGGGCCAGCAGCAAAGCCTGATGATAGCTGATGCCCTGGGAGCGCATCGCTGCCCCGAGCTGGCCGTGCAGGGCTTCGGCGGCCCGGAAGCTCTGTGGAAACAGGCGGGAGAACAAGAACTCGAGCCCCATCAGGGCAAAGTACAGCCCCAGGAAAGCCAAGCCATCGCGCAAAGGGTCGGGGCTCTCTATAGCGACATAGCCTGCCAGCGCCATCCAGACCAGGCCCACCAGCAACAGTCCTATCTGGAGTAGCATGAAAAAGCGAAACATGGACGTTACAGGCCTTCGCTGCCGATATTAAAGCCCTGCTCGAGCAATTTGCGTGAATAAGCTCTAAAGGCCAGCAGGGTTTGGGTACGTTCAATGCCCTTTAGCTTGCGCAAGCCCAGGGTGACGATATCGTCGAGCTGCTCGAAGTCCTTGAAGCGCAAAATGGCTACCAGATCCCACTCCCCCGTAACCGAATACACCTCGGCGACTCCGGGAATTTCGGCCACAGCCTCGGCGGTCTCGGCGGTAGATTCGCGGCTGGTCTGGATTAGAACAAACGCAGTAATCATGCCTGGATGATACTTCAGATGCCGCCAACAAACAGTCGGGAAGGCGAGGGTTCAAGGCTAGAGGTCGAATAGCCCTTCGACCTTAGAGCTTTAGCTATCGGCAGCATCCACCACGTGCGTCTGATGGGGGGTCTCGAGGATGAGCTGGGGCTTGAAGCGCACCACATCAGCGGAGACGAAATGCAAGGGGACGCCGTTCCAGCTTTTGGGAAGCCGCTCGGGGTCGGCCCCGTGCAGGTGCCCGTAGACCACACAGGTAGGCCGGTACTGTTCGATCAGCTCGGTAAAGCCGGTGGGGCCGCCGGTGGGGCCATAGGGTGGGTAGTGCATGGCCAGAACCAGGTATTCATAGTCGTGGCCCTGGATGGTTTTGAGCGAAAGGGCCAGGCGCTCCACCTCCCGTTTGTAGATTTTTTCGTCTTCGGGGGTGAAGTTGTAGCTGCCGGGGGTGTCCCAACCGCGGCTTCCGGCGATGGCCAGGTTGCCGATAACGAGCGAGTCGTGCTGCAAGGCGTGCATTCGAGGGGGCAACACCTGCCGCAAACGGCTAATCGAAGGCCACCAGTAGTCGTGATTGCCCCGCAGCAATACTTTGGTGCCTGGAAGCAGGGCCAGGTCGGCGAGGTCGAGCAGGGCCTCGGGCAGCTTCATGGCCCAGGAGATATCCCCCGCCACAATGACCAGGTCGTCCTCGCCCACGGTTTTGCGCCACTCCTCGAACACCGCCTCGGGATGCCCGTCCCATTCGGGCCCAAAGATGTTCATGGGCTTGGGGAAGGCCTTAGAGAGGTGGATGTCAGCAATGGCGAAGACGCGCATAAGTATTGGCATTGGCTTCTAAAGCTACCGGCGAAAGCCGCAAATAGCAGTGTTTAGTGTCTAGGGTTCGGGCCCAGGCGTCAAGGGTGGGGACCGCTAACTGCGCTCAACCTCGAGACATAATCTTAGAAGTGAAAGATGCCAGCCCCGACCAGGTGTTCTTGTACGCAGTGCGGCTTCTGGGGGCCCGGGCCTACCCGGAGGCGGCCCTGCGCCAGAAGCTGGCCCGAAAAGCCCCACTGGAGTTGGTGGAGGCGGTGATTCAGCGGGTCAAGGGCCTGGGCTATCTCGACGACCGGCAGTACGCCGAGGGCTACGCCCGGCTTTATGCAGGCCGTTGGGGTGCGGCCAAGCTGCGCAGGGCCCTGCTGGAAAAGGGCGTCCCGCGCGAGATTGTTGAAGAGGTGCTGACCGCACTGGCCGCCGAGCAAGACCCGGTTGCCGAAGGGGCGGCCTTGCTGCTGCGTTACCCGGGCCGCCACCGGGACGAGAAGCCCCGGGCCATTCGTTTTTTGCTAAACCGGGGCTATGCCTTTACCCACGCCCTGGCTGCCTGGGAGCTTTACCACGAGCAAGCCGAAAACCCGGAGGGCTAAACCCACTCTCCTGCCCGCATCAGCGCTTCGGACTGCCCGGACTCGGTGATGCCGTCCACGTCTATCTGGCTCGAGCCGATCATCCAGTCGATGTGAATCAGGCTGCTGTTGGCCCCTTTGGCCGCGAGTGCCTCGGGGCTGAGCTGGCTGCCGCCCTCGATACATTCGCTGTAGGCTTGCCCCAGCGCGATGTGGCTGGCCGCATTCTCGTCGAACAGGGTATTGTAGAACAGCACCCCGCTTTGGGCAATGGGCGAGGAGTGCGGCACCAGAGCCACCTCGCCCAGGCTGCGGGCCCCTTCGTCGGTCTGGAGAACCCGTTCCAGGACTTCGCCGCCACGCTTGGCTTTGGCTTCCACCACCTGCCCCTTTTCAAAGCGCACCTCAATTTCCTCGAGCAGGCTGCCCTGATAGGAAAGCGGCTTGGTGCTTCGGACATAGCCCTCGATGCGGTCTTTGTGGGGGGCGGTGAAGACTTCCTCTGTCGGGATGTTGGGGGTGCAGACTACGCCGTTTTTGGCCTGTACAGCGCCACCGGCCCATATGTGGTTGTCGGCCAGCCCCACCAGCAGGTCGGTGCCGGGGCCTTTGAAGTGGAGGGCGCTGTAGCGCTTGTGGTTCAGGTAGTTGACCCGCTCGCTCAAGTTCTGGTTGTGGGCTTGCCAGGTGGCCACGGGGTCGGGGGTGTCGAGCCTCGAGGCCTTCCAGATGGCCTCCCAGAGCTTTTGTACGGCTTCCTGCTCCGAAAGCTCTGGAAAAACCACCCGGGCCCAGGCCGGATGGGGGTAGGCCACGATCGTCCAGTTGATGTGGTGGGTGGTGATGAGTTCCATCACGGGCCGGTAGGCCACCGAGCGGGCGCGGTTGGCCCGGGCCACCGACTCCGGGTTCTGGCCCTGAAGCAGGTTGGGATCGTTGCCCGCGATATGCAAACGGGCGGCCCCGCTTTGGAAGGCAGCAGCCATCCCGTCAAAAAGCCATTTTGGGGTTTTGTCGAAGGCGCTTTCGGGGGCGTGCTGGAAACGCAATAGGGTGTTGGCCTCGTCGTCGTAGAGGACGGTAACCAGCGGACTGCCGGCCCGGTAGGCCTGCTCGGCAATCTTTCGGGCCAGGGGCGCTGCCTCGATGGGGGCTGTGATGACCAGTTCCTGCCCCTCCCGAAGCCCCAGACCTACATGTACCGCCACTTTTGCCAGTTGTTGGAGTTGGTGTGCAAAAGCTTCCATCCCTCAACTTTACCCCAACCTTGACGCAAACCCCAGGGCTTGCTACCCTTTGGTCAACATGCGGATTCGTACTCCCCGCAGCTACAAGTGGCACCACCAGCGCTGGTGGCGTGGGTAGGCTCGAGCGTACCTTCTAAGGCAGCGCTTGGGCTTTTCTCGAGGTGTTGGCCTCGAGTTTTTCTTTGTTAGCTAACGATAGTCCATAGTCGATAGTCCATAGTCGATAGTCCATAGTCCATAGTCGATAGTCCATAGTCCATAGTCGATAGTCCAACGACCATAAACCCCCTTTAGAAGAGGTATTCATGCAACTACCCAGCTACCCCCTGCCCGACGCCAGAGGCCGCTACGCCGACTTTGGCGGGCGCTATGTGCCCGAGACCCTGATGCCAGCCCTGGAAGAGCTCACCGAGGCCTACCTGCACTACAAACAAGACCCCGAGTTTTTAGCCGAGTATGACTACTACCTGCGCGAGTACGTGGGTCGCCCCTCGCCCTTGTACCTGGCCGAGAACCTCACCCGTCACCTGGGTGGGGCCAAAATCTACCTGAAGCGCGAGGATCTGAACCACACCGGGGCCCACAAAATCAACAACACCCTGGGCCAGGCCCTGCTGTGCAAGCGCATGGGCAAGAAGCGGGTGATTGCCGAGACCGGGGCCGGCCAGCACGGGGTGAGCGTGGCCACCGTGGCCGCCCTGATGGGCCTGGAGTGCGTGGTCTACCAGGGGGCCGAGGACGTGCGGCGGCAGGCTTTGAACGTGTTTCGCATGAAGCTTCTGGGGGCCGAGGTGCGCCCGGTGGAAAGCGGCACCCGCACCCTCAAGGACGCCACCAACGAGGCCATCCGCGACTGGGTAACCAACGTGCGCGATAGCTTCTATATCATCGGCTCGGTGGTGGGGCCGCACCCCTATCCCATGATGGCCCGCGACTTCCAGAGCATCGTGGGTGAGGAGATCAAGGCCCAGCTCCGGGAGAAGGAGGGGCGCGAGAACCCTGATGTGGTGATTGCCTGTGTGGGTGGGGGTTCCAACGCCATCGGGGTGTTTGCGCCCTTTGCTTACCAGGAAAACCGCCCGCGCCTGATGGGGGTGGAGGCCGCGGGCCACGGAGCAGCCTCGGGGCTGCACTCGCTCTCCATCGGAGCAGGCCGCAAAGGCGTGTTGCACGGGGCTAAGATGTTCCTGCTTTACGACGACGACGGCCAGATTCAGCCTGCGCACTCGGTCT includes the following:
- a CDS encoding metallophosphoesterase, encoding MRVFAIADIHLSKAFPKPMNIFGPEWDGHPEAVFEEWRKTVGEDDLVIVAGDISWAMKLPEALLDLADLALLPGTKVLLRGNHDYWWPSISRLRQVLPPRMHALQHDSLVIGNLAIAGSRGWDTPGSYNFTPEDEKIYKREVERLALSLKTIQGHDYEYLVLAMHYPPYGPTGGPTGFTELIEQYRPTCVVYGHLHGADPERLPKSWNGVPLHFVSADVVRFKPQLILETPHQTHVVDAADS
- the trpB gene encoding tryptophan synthase subunit beta, whose translation is MQLPSYPLPDARGRYADFGGRYVPETLMPALEELTEAYLHYKQDPEFLAEYDYYLREYVGRPSPLYLAENLTRHLGGAKIYLKREDLNHTGAHKINNTLGQALLCKRMGKKRVIAETGAGQHGVSVATVAALMGLECVVYQGAEDVRRQALNVFRMKLLGAEVRPVESGTRTLKDATNEAIRDWVTNVRDSFYIIGSVVGPHPYPMMARDFQSIVGEEIKAQLREKEGRENPDVVIACVGGGSNAIGVFAPFAYQENRPRLMGVEAAGHGAASGLHSLSIGAGRKGVLHGAKMFLLYDDDGQIQPAHSVSAGLDYPGVGPEHSYYAEAGLAEYVGITDEEALEGFQLLCRLEGIIPALESAHAIAYAAKLAPEMEPEQVIVINLSGRGDKDVVEVMRVMGEGQGSSAEGLVQGGRS
- the icd gene encoding NADP-dependent isocitrate dehydrogenase produces the protein MAYQKIKVPAGEKISIHEGKLHVPDHPIVGFIEGDGTGPDIWRAAQPVLDAAVAKAYGGKRKIAWAEIYAGEKANQVYGEVIWLPEETLEFIREYLVAIKGPLTTPVGGGIRSINVALRQELDLYACVRPVQWFEGVPSPVRHPELVNMVIFRENTEDIYAGIEFPKDSPEVQKFLEWFKAEFPKPYSKIRFPETAGIGIKPVSEEGTHRLVEAALNYAIDNDLPSVTLVHKGNIMKFTEGAFRDWGYALAKSKYGAVDLDGGPWQTFTNPKTGKQIVVKDMIADNFLQQILLRPAEYSVIATLNLNGDYISDALAAQVGGIGIAPGSNVNYYTGHAVFEATHGTAPKYAGKDQVNPSSVILSGEMMLRYMGWTEAADLIIHAMTRAIAQGRVTYDFHRLMVAEGRSATLLKCSEFGQALVENM
- a CDS encoding PolC-type DNA polymerase III, with translation MTHASHLPTPSMSPTHYRLSTRLARHLRSAGCYLSEHVLAEQILASPSLPKGAWAGDLLKNLLDGRFERGEAGVGLWEWKYPFPVPGEAIVVLDIETTGLSPDNHEIIELAMVRLENGHRTVFERLVNPGTPIPPFISRLTGIRNQDVLYAADIHTVLEEALPLLDKATLIIQNAGFDLGFLQPRFRRLGYRLDNPVVDTIHWARKALPGLSKRGLDALAWAFDLGPIADRHRALGDVETTLQAAHEMYYMLTAGKPTLARHLAARPY
- a CDS encoding aminopeptidase; translated protein: MEAFAHQLQQLAKVAVHVGLGLREGQELVITAPIEAAPLARKIAEQAYRAGSPLVTVLYDDEANTLLRFQHAPESAFDKTPKWLFDGMAAAFQSGAARLHIAGNDPNLLQGQNPESVARANRARSVAYRPVMELITTHHINWTIVAYPHPAWARVVFPELSEQEAVQKLWEAIWKASRLDTPDPVATWQAHNQNLSERVNYLNHKRYSALHFKGPGTDLLVGLADNHIWAGGAVQAKNGVVCTPNIPTEEVFTAPHKDRIEGYVRSTKPLSYQGSLLEEIEVRFEKGQVVEAKAKRGGEVLERVLQTDEGARSLGEVALVPHSSPIAQSGVLFYNTLFDENAASHIALGQAYSECIEGGSQLSPEALAAKGANSSLIHIDWMIGSSQIDVDGITESGQSEALMRAGEWV
- a CDS encoding regulatory protein RecX, with product MKDASPDQVFLYAVRLLGARAYPEAALRQKLARKAPLELVEAVIQRVKGLGYLDDRQYAEGYARLYAGRWGAAKLRRALLEKGVPREIVEEVLTALAAEQDPVAEGAALLLRYPGRHRDEKPRAIRFLLNRGYAFTHALAAWELYHEQAENPEG
- a CDS encoding Lrp/AsnC ligand binding domain-containing protein, encoding MITAFVLIQTSRESTAETAEAVAEIPGVAEVYSVTGEWDLVAILRFKDFEQLDDIVTLGLRKLKGIERTQTLLAFRAYSRKLLEQGFNIGSEGL
- a CDS encoding CPBP family intramembrane glutamic endopeptidase is translated as MFRFFMLLQIGLLLVGLVWMALAGYVAIESPDPLRDGLAFLGLYFALMGLEFLFSRLFPQSFRAAEALHGQLGAAMRSQGISYHQALLLALASGLAEEVFFRGALQNALLGGWLGVLLQALVFTLFHPVPDRKAWAYTLFIFCGGLMFGTAYLLTGSLVPGILAHYLHNARGFYQLLEQGEHERAL